One window from the genome of Mugil cephalus isolate CIBA_MC_2020 chromosome 23, CIBA_Mcephalus_1.1, whole genome shotgun sequence encodes:
- the LOC125000912 gene encoding cyclin-T2-like gives MAVHRGPSTKWLFTREQLENSPSRRCGIEADRELSYRQQAANLIQDIGQRLNVSQLIINTAIVYMHRFYMVHSFTKFHRNIISQTTLFLAAKVEEQPRKLEHVIKIAHACINPQEPALDTKSNAFQQHAQELVALETIVLQTLGFEITVDHPHTDVVRCSQLVRASKDLAQTSYFMATNSLHLTTFCLQYRPTVVACVCIHLACKWSNWEIPVSTDGKNWWEYVDRTVTLQLLDELTHEFLQILEKTPSRLKRIRNWRAIQAAKKPKTEGSSVDSAFQGTSLEGLPGVTNSFFPSTSGDAADMSTLNSLAASYSSYQPIDDQSKSCDYDQFSQPPHSDFTLVKHKPKTSGGGSSSEHQPLGVNPATFSRPQKVLTLEKYREKHAAELALQNGVKDDPSTDMYAPPAVTFHHHKKRSGSQQAGQSGDGRRDKASSKKNRIPSSYSENGSSTSEELKMRIKVSSERHGGSEQGGTLPGKDKHKEHGSHRHSKHGHSHSYSLGGSSRGTIDGSSLSGRAPGGHGNDGSSSGSSRKRPHSDAGNHNHHHHSSKSSRASKGLSSSHYASESGQRMMEHHHGHDGTNGMLTNGQHTDYKDTFDMLDSLLSAQGMNL, from the exons ATGGCGGTGCACCGGGGACCCTCTACGAAATGGCTCTTCACCCGGGAGCAGCTGGAAAACAGCCCGTCTCGCCGCTGCGGGATCGAGGCCGACAGGGAGCTCTCCTACCGGCAGCAGGCCGCCAACTTAATCCAGGACATAGGCCAGAGACTCAACGT GTCTCAACTAATAATCAACACTGCTATAGTATATATGCACAGGTTTTATATGGTCCACTCCTTCACCAAGTTTCATAGAAAT ataaTTTCACAGACCACGTTGTTCCTGGCAGCTAAAGTGGAAGAGCAGCCCAGGAAGCTGGAGCATGTCATTAAAATAGCCCATGCCTGCATTAACCCACAAGAGCCAGCCCTAGACACTAAAAGCAAT gcaTTCCAGCAGCATGCACAAGAGCTTGTAGCACTGGAAACAATAGTGCTGCAAACGCTGG GTTTTGAAATAACAGTTGATCATCCACACACAGATGTTGTGAGATGTTCCCAACTAGTGCGAg CAAGCAAGGATTTGGCACAGACTTCCTATTTCATGGCTACCAACAG TTTGCACCTCACCACCTTCTGCCTGCAGTACAGGCCCACAGTCGTCGCGTGCGTCTGCATCCACCTGGCCTGCAAGTGGTCCAACTGGGAGATCCCCGTGTCGACAGATGGCAAGAACTGGTGGGAGTACGTGGACCGCACAGTAACGTTACAGCTGCTGGACG AGCTCACACATGAGTTTCTTCAGATCCTGGAGAAGACGCCCAGTCGGCTAAAGAGGATACGAAACTGGAGG gccaTTCAAGCAGCTAAGAAGCCAAAGACGGAGGGCTCGTCAGTGGACAGTGCCTTCCAGGGGACGTCCTTAGAAGGCCTTCCCGGTGTCACCAACTCCTTCTTCCCCTCCACCTCAGGGGACGCTGCAGACATGTCCACCCTGAACTCCCTCGCAGCCTCCTATTCCTCCTACCAGCCAATCGACGACCAGTCCAAGAGCTGCGACTACGACCAGTTCTCCCAGCCGCCCCACTCAGACTTCACGCTGGTCAAACACAAACCCAAAACGTCGGGGGGCGGGTCTAGTAGTGAACACCAGCCGCTCGGCGTGAACCCCGCGACTTTTTCACGGCCGCAGAAAGTCTTGACTCTGGAAAAGTACAGAGAGAAACACGCCGCGGAGCTGGCCTTGCAGAACGGCGTGAAGGACGACCCGAGCACGGACATGTACGCCCCTCCCGCCGTCACCTTTCACCACCACAAGAAACGCTCCGGGTCGCAGCAGGCCGGCCAGTCGGGCGACGGCAGGAGAGACAAGGCCAGCTCTAAGAAGAACCGCATCCCCTCCTCCTACTCGGAGAACGGCTCCTCCACGAGCGAGGAGCTCAAGATGCGGATCAAAGTTTCGTCGGAGCGCCACGGAGGCTCAGAGCAGGGCGGGACTCTGCCTGGAAAAGACAAGCACAAAGAGCACGGCAGCCACCGCCACTCGAAACACGGCCACTCGCACTCGTACTCGCTCGGCGGGAGCAGCCGGGGGACAATAGACGGCTCCTCCTTGTCCGGACGAGCTCCCGGCGGCCACGGCAACGACGGGAGCTCCTCCGGCTCGTCCCGTAAGAGGCCGCACTCCGACGCCggcaaccacaaccaccaccaccactcgtCCAAGAGCAGCAGGGCCTCCAAAGGCCTGAGCTCGTCTCACTACGCGTCGGAGAGCGGCCAGAGGATGATGGAGCACCACCACGGCCACGACGGAACCAACGGCATGCTGACCAACGGCCAACACACCGACTACAAAGACACTTTCGACATGCTGGACTCTTTACTAAGTGCCCAAGGAATGAACTTGTAA